The window AGCGTCGAGCACCTGGAAACCTTTGTCTGGGGCACGGTCCACAAGCAGTTCTATGATCGGCGCGCCGAATGGTTCGAGCTGATGGGAGACATGCATTTCGTGATGTGGTGGGTGCCAGAGGGGCACCAGCCGACGCTGGAAGAGGGGCTTGCGAAGCTGGCCCATCTCAAGGCACACGGAGACAGCGAGGAAGCCTTCGGCTGGGCGTACCTGAAAGAGGCGCGGCTGTGGAAGGCAAAGCAGTGCGACGCGAGGGCGGCGGAGTAGATGATGAACAACATCGGACTTCCGGGATTACTGGTGGCGGCAGTCATGCTGGCCGTTCTGCTGCTGCCGTATTGGAAGCTGTGGGCGCGCGCCGGCCATTCGGGCTGGTGGTGCGTGCTGATGGCGGTCCCCGTGGTCAATATCGTCTCGCTCTGGGTGCTGGCTTTCAAGCGCTGGCCGGCGGAAGACGCCCGGTTCGGCGGTGCGGGAAGGGTCGTGCGATGACGTCGGTTCTCGGCTTTCTGGTGACGCTGCTG of the Algicella marina genome contains:
- a CDS encoding DUF3291 domain-containing protein — protein: MHLAELNIGRLVAPTDDPRVADFMNNLDRINGLGKRMPGFVWMMEGSGEPGTGNTDAKIDGDSQFVSNLTVWESVEHLETFVWGTVHKQFYDRRAEWFELMGDMHFVMWWVPEGHQPTLEEGLAKLAHLKAHGDSEEAFGWAYLKEARLWKAKQCDARAAE
- a CDS encoding DUF805 domain-containing protein — protein: MNNIGLPGLLVAAVMLAVLLLPYWKLWARAGHSGWWCVLMAVPVVNIVSLWVLAFKRWPAEDARFGGAGRVVR